One stretch of Corvus hawaiiensis isolate bCorHaw1 chromosome 1, bCorHaw1.pri.cur, whole genome shotgun sequence DNA includes these proteins:
- the LOC125331391 gene encoding feather keratin Cos1-2-like, giving the protein MSCNPCCQPCGPCPLANSCNECCVRQCQSSTVAIQPSPVVVTLPGPILSSFPQNTVVGSSTSAAVGSILSSGGVPISSGGFDISCITNCYGGSRCRPC; this is encoded by the coding sequence ATGTCCTGCAacccttgctgccagccctgcggcccctgcccgctggccaacagctgcaatgagtgctgtgtcaggcagtgccagagctccacCGTGGCCATCCAGCCCTCCCCAGTGGTGGTGACCCTGCCcgggcccatcctcagctccttcccacagaacaccgtggtgggatcctccacctccgctgctgttggcagcatcctcagctctggtGGAGTGCCCATCAGCTCTGGCGGCTTtgacatctcctgcatcaccaACTGCTATGGTGGCAGCAGATGTCGTCCCTGCTAA